The Daucus carota subsp. sativus chromosome 2, DH1 v3.0, whole genome shotgun sequence genome includes a window with the following:
- the LOC108208455 gene encoding LIM domain-containing protein PLIM2b, whose amino-acid sequence MAFTGTLDKCSVCDKTVYFMDLLTADGITYHKSCFKCSHCKGTLVMSNYSSMDGTLYCKTHFDQLFKESGNFSKNFQPSRSRENSMTKSSSKLASLFSGTQDKCSVCHKTVYPLEKITMEEVALHKSCFKCAHGGCFLTPSSYASLDGIFYCNNHFSQLFMEKGTLSHVLEAAKTKSAAPSAVESEEEENKDDEPVPQVESEEAEKKEEDQPEDKPEE is encoded by the exons ATGGCGTTTACAGGAACTCTGGATAAATGCAGTGTTTGTGACAAGACTGTCTATTTTATGGATTTATTAACCGCTGATGGGATAACATATCACAAATCCTGTTTCAAATGTAGCCACTGCAAAGGAACTCTTGTG ATGAGCAACTACTCTTCCATGGATGGCACCCTTTACTGCAAAACTCACTTTGATCAGCTTTTCAAGGAATCCGGAAACTTTAGCAAAAACTTCCAACCAT CAAGGTCAAGAGAGAACTCTATG ACAAAGTCTTCAAGCAAGCTCGCATCTTTATTTTCTGGAACTCAAGACAAATGCTCAGTTTGCCACAAAACTGTGTATCCTCTTGAGAAG ATAACCATGGAGGAGGTAGCACTCCACAAATCATGTTTCAAGTGTGCTCATGGAGGGTGCTTTCTTACACCCTCATCATATGCTTCTTTAGACGGTATTTTCTACTGCAACAATCACTTTTCTCAACTCTTCATGGAGAAGGGAACTCTGTCTCATGTTCTTGAGGCTGCCAAAACCAAAAGCGCTGCCCCGTCAGCCGTCGAATCTGAGGAGGAAGAAAATAAGGACGATGAACCCGTGCCACAAGTCGAATCCGAGGaggcagaaaagaaggaggaaGATCAACCGGAAGATAAACCGGAAGAATAG
- the LOC108205772 gene encoding protein pleiotropic regulatory locus 1, with amino-acid sequence METELPVEPQSLKKLSFKSLKRALDLFAPSHSQFPPPNPESKKIRLSYKLNAEYGSIGSTVAKPSHVKPAVQQVPQASTTLALTGPESSGDLKKGAQNELVVVPSSQPKGPFGSGDGSFSGKSTTIIPAHGSSDRNLSTAALMERIPSRWPRPIWRAPWKNYRVISGHLGWVRSVAFDPSNEWFCTGSADRTIKIWDVVTGNLKLTLTGHIEQIRGLAVSKRHTYMFSAGDDKQVKCWDLEQNKVIRSYHGHLSGVYCLAMHPNIDILLTGGRDSVCRVWDIRSKMQIHALSGHDNTVCSVFTRPLDPQVVTGSHDSTIKFWDLRYGKTMATLTHHKKSVRAMAQHPIEDCFASASADNIKKFNLPKGEFLHNMLSQQKTIINAMAVNEDGVMVTGGDNGSMWFWDWKSGHNFQQKQTIVQPGSLDSEAGIYATAFDVTGSRLVTCEADKTIKMWKEDENATPETHPLNYKPPKDIRRF; translated from the exons ATGGAGACAGAGCTTCCGGTAGAGCCACAGTCGCTGAAGAAGCTGAGCTTCAAATCTTTAAAGAGGGCCCTTGATCTCTTTGCTCCTTCTCACTCTCAGTTTCCTCCTCCCAACCCTGAAAG CAAGAAGATTAGGCTGAGCTATAAG TTGAATGCTGAGTATGGGAGTATTGGAAGTACGGTGGCTAAGCCGTCTCATGTTAAACCGGCTGTACAACAAGTCCCGCAGGCTTCTACTACTCTTGCACTTACTG GGCCTGAAAGTTCTGGAGATCTGAAAAAAGGAGCTCAAAACGAATTGGTGGTTGTTCCTTCCAGTCAACCTAAGGGCCC GTTTGGCAGCGGGGATGGTAGTTTTTCTGGCAAAAGCACAACAATTATTCCTGCTCATGGTTCATCTGACAG AAACCTCTCAACTGCTGCTCTCATGGAAAGAATACCAAGCAGATGGCCGCGTCCCATATGGCGTGCTCCATGGAAAAACTATAGG GTTATAAGTGGCCATTTGGGATGGGTGAGATCTGTTGCTTTTGATCCAAGTAATGAGTGGTTCTGCACAGGTTCTGCAGATCGTACTATCAAG ATATGGGATGTAGTAACCGGAAATTTAAAGCTCACTCTCACAGGACACATTGAACAAATAAGAG GCCTTGCTGTTAGTAAGAGACATACCTATATGTTCTCTGCGGGTGATGACAAACAAGTTAAATGCTGGGATCTTGAACAAAATAAG GTTATCAGGTCTTACCACGGTCACCTCAGTGGAGTTTATTGCTTGGCTATGCATCCCAATATTGACATTCTGCTTACAGGGGGTCGTGATTCTGTGTGTCGG GTCTGGGATATACGCAGCAAGATGCAAATTCATGCACTGTCTGGTCATGATAACACAGTTTGTTCAGTTTTTACACGACCCCTG GATCCACAAGTTGTAACTGGCTCCCATGACTCAACCATAAAGTTTTGGGACCTCCGATATG GCAAAACAATGGCAACTCTCACACACCATAAGAAGTCTGTACGTGCAATGGCTCAGCACCCTATCGA GGACTGCTTTGCATCTGCATCAGCTGACaacatcaaaaaatttaatcttcCAAAAGGAGAGTTTTTGCATAACATGCT CTCACAGCAGAAGACCATAATTAATGCCATGGCAGTCAATGAAGATGGTGTGATGGTTACAGGAG GTGATAATGGGAGTATGTGGTTCTGGGACTGGAAGAGTGGCCATAATTTCCAACAGAAGCAAACAATTGTTCAGCCAG GTTCATTGGACAGTGAAGCTGGAATTTATGCTACTGCATTCGACGTAACTGGTTCAAGGCTTGTTACATGTGAAGCTGACAAGACCATCAAAATGTGGAAAGAGGATGAAAATGCCACCCCAGAAACTCATCCCCTTAACTATAAGCCACCCAAAGATATCAGGAGGTTTTAG
- the LOC108208456 gene encoding kiwellin-1: MKKNRDFLSGFSALTLLLAIMLVAELRTLDADACKPSGKVRGRKPPRGQCNTENDSDCCVKGKLYTIYKCSPSVSSHTKATLTLNSFQKGGDGGGPSECDNKYHSDHTPVVALSTGWFSHRKRCKNFITIHGNGRSVKAMVVDECDSTMGCDSEHDYQPPCKNNIVDASKAVWKALGVPESDWGEMEIKWSDA; the protein is encoded by the coding sequence ATGAAGAAGAACCGAGACTTTTTATCAGGATTCTCCGCTCTCACTCTCTTGCTTGCAATTATGCTTGTTGCAGAATTGCGAACACTTGATGCTGATGCCTGCAAGCCTAGCGGCAAGGTTAGGGGGAGAAAACCTCCGCGTGGACAATGCAACACTGAGAATGATTCAGACTGCTGCGTGAAAGGAAAGCTCTACACAATATACAAGTGCTCTCCTTCAGTGTCGAGCCACACGAAGGCGACCCTGACACTGAACAGCTTCCAGAAGGGCGGTGATGGTGGCGGTCCATCGGAGTGTGACAATAAGTACCACTCGGACCACACCCCAGTGGTGGCACTGTCAACAGGGTGGTTTAGTCACAGGAAGAGGTGCAAGAATTTTATTACGATTCACGGCAATGGCAGGAGCGTGAAAGCTATGGTGGTGGATGAGTGTGATTCCACAATGGGGTGTGACTCTGAACACGATTATCAGCCACCGTGCAAGAACAACATTGTGGATGCGTCGAAAGCTGTTTGGAAAGCTCTGGGAGTGCCCGAAAGTGACTGGGGAGAAATGGAAATAAAATGGTCTGATGCTTGA
- the LOC108209178 gene encoding multiple C2 domain and transmembrane region protein 7 — MSSLKLGVEVVSAHNLMPKDGQGSSSAFVELNFDHQRFRTTIKEKDLDPVWNESFYFNISNPENLPNLTLEAHVYNNNKANNSKSSLGKVCITGTSFVPYSDAVVLHYPLEKRSIFSRVKGELGLKLFLTDDPNIKSSNPLPMENSSQKNSLSAQAQATVQQTQNRSSKVKDESVRTFHNLATPKQQQQQQQQPYIPSTAMQQPVRYGVDDMRHESRASNLARMYSGSSSQPMEYALKETSPFLGGGRIVGGRVIRADKPASTYDLVEPMQFLFVRVVKARDLPTMDVTGSLDPYVEVRVGNYKGVTQHFSKTHNPEWNTVFSFSRERVQTSVLEVVVKDKDLLKDEFVGIVRYDITDVPTRVPPDSPLAPEWYRLEDKKGQKTKGELMLAVWIGTQADEAFPDAWHSDAAIPADSSMPSTHIRSKVYHSPRLWYVRVNVIEVQDLVLSDKTRFPDVYVKVQIGSQILKTKPIQVRSVNAMWNEDMMFVAAEPFEDHLFLSVEERGGQNKDEIFGRVLIPLNSVEKRADDRLIHSRWFNLQKPSITDVEEIKKEKFATRLNVRVCLDGGYHVLDESTHYSSDLRPTAKQLWKPSIGILELGILNADGLHPMKTRDGRGTSDTYCVAKYGHKWIRTRTINDSLSPKYNEQYTWEVFDPATVLTVGVFDNSQLLENGSSGNRDMKIGKVRIRLSTLETGRVYTHSYPLLVLHPSGVKKMGELHLAIRFSSTSMTNMMYMYSRPLLPKMHYVRPLTVMQQDMLRHQAVNIVAARLSRAEPPLRKEIVEYMTDADSHLWSMRRSKANFFRLMSVFNGLFAVGKWFGEVSMWRNPVTTVLVHALFLMLVCFPELILPTVFLYMFLIGLWNYRFRARYPPHMNTRISNADSVSRDELDEEFDTFPTSRSSEVVRMRYDRLRSVAGRIQSVVGDIASQGERVQALLSWRDPRATTIFITFCLVAAIVLYVTPFQVLAVLTGFYVMRHPRFRHKLPSAPLNFFRRLPARTDSML, encoded by the coding sequence ATGAGCAGTCTCAAACTAGGAGTGGAGGTTGTCAGCGCCCACAACCTTATGCCCAAAGATGGCCAAGGCTCATCCAGTGCCTTTGTGGAGCTCAACTTTGATCATCAAAGATTTCGGACCACTATCAAAGAGAAGGATCTTGACCCTGTTTGGAATGAGTCTTTCTATTTCAACATCTCTAATCCAGAAAATCTACCCAATCTCACTCTCGAGGCCCATGTCTacaacaataataaagctaacaATTCCAAATCTTCCCTAGGCAAGGTTTGCATAACAGGGACATCATTTGTCCCCTACTCGGATGCTGTTGTTTTGCATTATCCTCTTGAAAAACGAAGCATTTTCTCCCGTGTTAAAGGTGAGCTTGGCTTGAAGTTATTTCTCACCGATGATCCCAACATAAAGTCCTCCAATCCCCTTCCAATGGAGAACTCTTCGCAGAAAAATTCGTTATCTGCCCAAGCTCAAGCAACTGTGCAGCAGACTCAGAATCGGTCATCAAAGGTCAAAGATGAGTCAGTTCGTACATTCCACAATCTAGCGACTCcaaagcagcagcagcagcagcagcaacagccATATATTCCTAGTACTGCTATGCAACAACCAGTAAGATATGGTGTTGATGACATGAGACATGAATCTCGAGCTTCCAACCTTGCCCGCATGTACTCAGGTTCTTCATCGCAACCAATGGAATATGCACTGAAAGAGACTAGTCCTTTTCTTGGAGGGGGCAGAATTGTTGGAGGTCGTGTGATACGTGCAGACAAACCAGCTAGTACTTATGATCTTGTTGAACCAATGCAGTTCCTTTTTGTACGAGTTGTCAAAGCCCGGGACCTCCCGACTATGGATGTTACGGGTAGCCTTGATCCTTATGTTGAAGTACGAGTTGGAAACTATAAAGGAGTCACACAACACTTCTCGAAAACACATAACCCAGAATGGAATACAGTTTTCTCTTTCTCACGGGAGAGAGTGCAAACATCTGTATTGGAAGTTGTTGTTAAGGATAAGGATCTGTTGAAAGATGAATTTGTTGGCATTGTTCGCTATGACATAACCGATGTTCCTACACGAGTTCCTCCAGACAGTCCATTGGCACCAGAATGGTATCGCCTGGAAGACAAGAAAGGACAGAAAACCAAAGGAGAACTGATGCTTGCAGTCTGGATTGGAACACAGGCTGATGAGGCTTTTCCTGATGCTTGGCATTCCGATGCAGCTATTCCTGCTGATAGCTCAATGCCGTCCACCCACATCCGCTCTAAAGTGTACCATTCCCCAAGACTATGGTATGTTCGTGTTAATGTGATTGAGGTTCAAGACCTAGTTTTGTCTGACAAGACTCGTTTTCCGGATGTATATGTTAAAGTACAGATAGGTAGCCAGATTCTTAAAACAAAGCCAATTCAGGTACGATCTGTGAATGCAATGTGGAACGAGGATATGATGTTTGTTGCTGCTGAACCCTTTGaagatcatctttttctttctgTCGAAGAACGTGGTGGCCAGAACAAAGATGAAATATTTGGAAGGGTCCTTATACCATTGAACTCTGTTGAAAAGCGTGCTGATGATAGATTGATACACTCTCGATGGTTTAATCTCCAAAAGCCAAGCATCACTGATGTTGAAGagataaagaaagaaaaatttgCTACAAGACTCAATGTACGAGTTTGCCTTGATGGAGGGTATCATGTACTTGACGAGTCCACTCACTACAGCAGTGATCTCCGGCCAACAGCAAAACAGCTATGGAAGCCATCCATAGGTATCCTGGAACTTGGCATTTTAAATGCTGATGGTCTCCATCCAATGAAGACAAGAGATGGAAGGGGCACATCAGATACGTATTGTGTAGCCAAGTATGGCCACAAATGGATTCGAACCCGAACAATCAATGATAGTTTAAGTCCCAAGTACAATGAGCAATACACATGGGAGGTTTTTGATCCGGCAACTGTTCTCACTGTAGGTGTTTTTGATAACAGTCAGCTTCTGGAGAATGGTTCAAGTGGAAACAGAGATATGAAAATTGGTAAGGTACGTATTAGGCTTTCTACTCTTGAAACCGGTCGTGTTTATACTCACTCATACCCGTTGCTAGTACTTCATCCCTCTGGTGTAAAGAAGATGGGGGAACTGCATCTAGCAATCCGGTTTTCAAGCACGTCTATGACCAACATGATGTACATGTATTCACGACCCCTGTTGCCAAAAATGCATTATGTGAGGCCATTGACTGTGATGCAGCAAGACATGCTGCGACACCAAGCTGTCAACATAGTGGCAGCTAGACTCAGCCGTGCTGAACCACCACTTCGGAAGGAAATAGTCGAGTACATGACTGATGCGGATTCACATCTCTGGAGCATGAGGCGAAGCAAGGCAAACTTTTTCCGTTTGATGTCAGTTTTTAATGGATTATTTGCTGTTGGAAAATGGTTTGGGGAGGTTTCTATGTGGAGGAATCCTGTCACTACAGTGCTAGTGCATGCTCTATTTCTGATGCTCGTGTGTTTTCCAGAACTGATTCTTCCAACTGTGTTTCTATACATGTTTCTTATAGGACTGTGGAACTACCGATTTCGAGCAAGATATCCCCCTCACATGAACACAAGAATCTCTAATGCTGATTCAGTAAGTCGGGACGAACTTGATGAGGAATTTGACACATTTCCTACATCTCGAAGCTCAGAGGTAGTTCGGATGAGGTATGATCGGTTAAGGAGTGTGGCTGGCCGGATTCAGAGTGTGGTTGGTGACATAGCTAGCCAAGGGGAAAGAGTGCAAGCACTTCTCAGCTGGAGGGATCCACGAGCCACTACCATATTCATAACATTCTGTCTAGTAGCTGCCATTGTGTTGTATGTAACCCCTTTTCAGGTACTAGCTGTGTTGACTGGATTTTATGTCATGAGGCATCCTAGGTTCCGTCATAAGTTGCCATCTGCACCGCTCAATTTCTTCCGTAGGTTGCCTGCGAGGACTGATAGCATGCTGTGA
- the LOC108206089 gene encoding uncharacterized protein LOC108206089 translates to MNPKSDKLVRRTTMVATLTASYFLLTADYGPEPNVLDPIKAAIKSAEHSVKEFIFGPDKRIEGSEAAKPIPNNAEKHP, encoded by the exons ATGAACCCAAAGTCAGACAAGTTAGTGCGGAGAACAACAATGGTGGCAACACTAACTGCTTCCTACTTCCTTCTTACTGCTGATTATGGCCCTGAACCCAATGTTCTTGATCCT ATAAAGGCGGCAATAAAGTCAGCAGAGCATTCTGTGAAAGAGTTTATTTTTGGCCCTGATAAAAGAATTGAAGGAAGCGAGGCAGCGAAACCAATACCCAACAATGCAGAGAAACATCCATAG
- the LOC108206827 gene encoding probable receptor-like protein kinase At4g10390 — protein sequence MAILKFFKFKIRRKRVHDDLVAAPDATKPDPCNKFVWDEIEALTMKFSTSRKIGHGGFSSVYLAKFSDSSLAAVKIQCSSERLNQVFKQELKILLTVSHPYIIKLKGYCDERDEGVLVFDYMCNGTLDENLRGCRKNSLILSWKKRMVIAYQLALAIEYLHDKCSLQIVHGDIKAANVLLDENYDCKLCDFGSAKMGFSSLVLPPPSSSSMKHNRMIVGSQGYVDPHYLKTGLASKKQDVYSFGVILLELITGMEAFCSENKQNLTTVADPILSDAAKVQEMIDPRFNNDHTFDLNEAKFMVSVSAMCLRRSPSTRLSAAEIVTTMKDQVSSISYLFENSAK from the coding sequence ATGGCCATCCTCAAGTTCTTCAAGTTCAAGATTCGACGTAAACGCGTGCATGATGACCTCGTTGCAGCACCTGATGCCACCAAACCTGATCCATGCAATAAGTTTGTCTGGGACGAGATCGAAGCGCTCACGATGAAATTTTCCACCTCTCGAAAAATCGGACACGGCGGTTTCAGCTCTGTTTATCTAGCCAAATTTTCCGACTCCTCGCTCGCAGCTGTCAAGATTCAGTGCAGCAGCGAGCGGCTCAATCAGGTTTTCAAGCAAGAACTCAAAATCTTGCTCACCGTTTCTCATCCCTATATTATCAAGCTCAAGGGCTACTGTGATGAACGCGACGAAGGCGTGTTAGTGTTTGATTACATGTGTAACGGAACTCTCGACGAGAATCTGAGAGGCTGTCGCAAGAATTCTTTGATTCTTTCGTGGAAGAAACGGATGGTCATCGCGTACCAGCTTGCTCTAGCTATCGAATATTTGCATGATAAGTGTAGCTTGCAAATAGTCCACGGTGACATCAAGGCCGCAAACGTGCTGCTCGATGAGAATTACGACTGTAAGCTCTGTGATTTCGGCTCTGCCAAGATGGGCTTTTCGTCGTTAGTGTTACCACCACCTTCTTCGTCGTCAATGAAACATAATCGGATGATCGTCGGTTCCCAAGGCTACGTCGACCCTCACTACCTAAAAACAGGGCTCGCTTCCAAGAAACAGGATGTCTACAGCTTCGGAGTCATTCTTCTTGAGCTTATTACCGGGATGGAGGCCTTCTGTTctgaaaataaacaaaacctGACGACAGTGGCGGATCCAATTCTAAGCGATGCAGCAAAGGTGCAGGAAATGATCGATCCGCGGTTTAATAACGACCACACCTTCGACTTGAACGAGGCTAAATTTATGGTCTCGGTTTCGGCTATGTGCCTTCGAAGATCTCCCAGCACAAGGCTTTCTGCAGCAGAGATCGTGACCACAATGAAAGATCAGGTCTCTTCCATATCATATCTCTTCGAGAATTCTGCAAAGTAA